CCCCCAGATCGCCGCCGTGCTGCAGCAGTTCAGCAGCATGCCCCAGCCCGACTACAGCCAGCTCGATCCGCAGCAATACCGCCAGTTCTGCGACAACCTCATGCCGCCCATGCCCGGCGAGGCGGTGTTCGAGGTGCGCAACCTGCGCCTGGCCGGTGCCGAGTGCGAGCTGGACGCACGCCTCTACCGCCCGGAGGATCGTCATGACCTGCCGCTGCTGGTGTTCTTCCACGGCGGCGGCTTCGTCATCGGCAACCTCGACACCCATGACAACCTCTGTCGCAGCCTGGCCCGCCTGACCGGCGCCGTGGTGGTCTCGGTGGCCTACCGGCTGGCCCCCGAGCACCGCTTCCCGGCCGCCCCCCATGACTGCTACCGCGCCACCTGCGACCTGGTGGAACGGGCTCGCGAACTGGGCTTCGACGCCAGCCGCCTGGCCCTTGCCGGCGACAGCGCCGGCGCCAACCTGGCCATTGCCGTGAGCCGTCTGGCGCAGATCCGCAAGGGGCCGCGCATCGCCTGCCAGTGCCTGTTCTACCCGGCCGTCGACGCCCGCTGCGACAGCGCGTCCCAGCAGGAATTCGCCGAGGGCTACTTCCTCACCCGCGAACAGATGCAATGGTTCTGGCGCCAGTACCTGCCGCGCCCGGAGCAGGTCGATGACCCCCTGGCCTCGCCGCTGCGCGCCGAAGACCTGGCCGGCCTGCCGCCCACCACGCTGTTCAGCGCCGAGTACGACCCGCTGCGTGACGAAGGCGAGGTCTTCGCGCGCCGCCTCCAGCAGTCGGGCGTGAAGACCCGCCTGGAACGCTGCGCCGGCATGGTCCACGGCTTCGTCAGCATGGCCGCCTTCGTCGACGGCGCCCGGGGCGTGCTGGAGTCCGCCGCCGCCGACCTGCGCCACGCGCTGAACTGAAGAGGACCACCATGGACAGCCCGCAACTATTGATCGAGGCCATGGCCAGCGGCGCCATGCTGATCGTCACCGATGAGGAAGGCGACGGCGAAGGCTCGCTGGTGATCGCGGCCGGCCGCGCGGATGCCGCCGCCATCAACTTCATGGCGCGCGAGGCGCGCGGGCTGATCTGCCTGGCCCTGACCGAAGAGCGCTGCCAGGCCCTGGGCCTGGAACTCATGGTGCCCAACTCGCGGGCCCGTCACGGCATGGGGTTCACCCTGTCCATCGAGGCGCGCAGCGGGGTGTCCACCGGCATCTCCGCCGCCGACCGCGCCCGCACCATCGCGGTGGCGGTGGACCCGGCCAGCACGGCGGCCGACCTGGTGCAGCCCGGACACGTCTTTCCCCTGCGCGCCCAACCCGGCGGGGTGATGCAGCGCGCCGGCCATGTGGAGGCCGCCTGCGACCTGGCGCGGCTGGCCGGACTGATGCCCGCCGCCGTGCTGGTAAGCATTCTCGACGAACAGGGCGAGCCCGCACGGGGCGACGCGCTACGGGACTTCGCCCGGCGCCATGGCCTGCCGTTGGGCAGCGTGGCCGACCTGATCCACTACCGCATCCTCCACGAGGGCACCATCCGCCGCTCCGGCGAATACCCGGTTGGCGGCCGGCATGGCGACTTCCGCGTCATCACCTACCTGGATGACTACCAGGGCCAACTGCACCTGGCGCTGGTGCGGGGCGAGGTGCGCCGCGACGCCCCGACCCTGGTGCGGGTCCAGGCCGTGGAGACCCTGCGTGACCTTCTGGACAGCCACCCCGATCAATGGAACCTGGAACGCTCCCTGGCGAAGGTGGCCCGCGAAGGCGCCGGCGTGATCGTCCTGCTGGCCCAGAGGGAAACGCCCGGTGCGCTGATCGAACAGCTTCAGCAGCGCGCCGGACAGCGACCGCGTCCGCCGAGCTTTCCACAACGCACATTGGGCATCGGTGCGCAGATCCTCCGTGATGTCGGCGTGCGCAAGATGCGCCTGATGAGTTTCCCCGTGAGCTACAAGGCGGTCTCCGGCTTCGAGCTGGAAGTCACCGAGTTCGTCCCCTTCGAACCGCAGGAGTGAACATGAGCAACGAACTGGACAGGCTGCTCGGCCCCGCGCGGCTGGCGGGCCTGACGCTGCGCAATCGCGTGATCAAGACCGCGACCTTCGAAGGCATGTGTCCCGGCGGCGTCCCGGGCGACGACCTTATCCGCCACCATGCCGGCATGGCGCGCGGCGGTGTCGGCCTCACCACGGTGGCCTACTGCGGCGTGTCGCCCGATGGCCTGACCTTCCCCGACCAGATGTGGATGCACGGCGGCGTCTTTGCGCAGTTGCAGCGCCTGGCCGAGGCGGTGCATGCCGAGGGCGGCGCGGTTTCCGCGCAGCTGGCGCACTGCGGCTACTTCAGCCGCAACAAGCCGCGCGGCATCCCGCGTCCCCGAGGTCCTAGCGCCTGCATCAACCAGTACGGCGTGTTTTCCGGCGTGCCCTTCGGTGGCGCCATGGACCGGAAGGACATCGATCGCACGGTGGCCGAGTACGCCGCCGCCGCCAGCCTGGTGCGCGATGCCGGCTTCGACGCCATCGAGATCCACATGGGCCACGGCTACCTGCTCAGCCAGTTCATCTCGCCACTGCTGAACAGGCGCCGCGACGACTATGGCGGCAGCCTGGAGAACCGCATGCGTCTGCCGCTCCAGGTGCTGGCGGCCGTGCGCGCGGCGGTGGGAAAGGACTTCCCGCTGCTGGCCAAGCTCAACCTCAGCGACGGCCTGGCCGAAGGACTCGGCATCGACGAATCCTGCCGCGCCGCGCAATGGCTGGAGCAGGGCGGGCTGGACGCCATCGTCATGAGCGGTGGCCTGGTCAGCCGGACCTCGATGTTCCTGTTCCGGGGCGAAAGCCCGCTGCCCAGCATGATTCCGCTGGAGAAGAACCGGCTGCAGCGCACGGCGATGAAATGGTTCGGTGCCGCGGCGTTCCCGTCGATGCCCTACGAGGAACTGTACTTCCTGAAAATGGCCCGCGAGATGCGCCGCGCCGTGCGCATGCCGCTGGTCTACCTCGGGGGCGTGGCCACGGCCGAGAGCATGGGCCGGGCCATGGCCGAGGGGTTCGACTTCATCGCCATGGGGCGTGCCCTGCTCAACGACCCTAACCTGCTGCAGCGCCTGGCTGAACAGGGCCCGGCGTGGAAAAGCGCCTGCACCCATTGCAACCAGTGCGTGGCCAGCATGGGCCTGCCGGGTGGCATTCGTTGCACCCTGAACCAGCCCGCCCATTCGCTGTAGCGGGCTTGCCCGCGAAGCTGTCCGCCCATTCGCCGGCAAGCCGGCTCCTACGACGAACGGGTCCACGCATTCGCTGTAGGAGCGAGCTTGCCCGCGAAGCTGTCGGCGCATTCGCCGGCAAGCCGGCTCCTACGACGAACGGGTCCACAGCATTCGCTGTAGGAGCGAGCTTGCTCGCGAAGCTGTCGGCGCGTTCGCCGGCAAGCCGGCTCCTACGACGAACGGGTCGGCGCATTCGCTGTAGGAGCGAGCTTGCTCGCGAACGGGTTTGCGTCATTCGCCGGCAAGCCGGCTCCTACGGGCCAGGCGCGTCGCATGAAAAAGCCCCCGCGCCTTGCGGCAGCGGGGGCTTTCCTTTCTGGGGGAAATCAGGGGGCGAGGTTACCCAGCATCAGCTTCGCCTGGGCCTGGACAAGCGGTGATGCGGTGTAATTGCCGTCGATGGGGGTGATCACCGCCTTGCCGAGGGAAAGCTGGTAGGCGTCACCCTGCTTCTGTTCGGCGGTCGGTGCCGACGGTGGCACCAGGTTGACCCGTACCACGCCATCGGCTCCCTGCTGCGGCGCGAAGACCACATTGCCCCAGTCGCCGATGGGCGCGAAGGCCACGCCCTTGACCTCGCCGGACTCCAGTGCCGGGTAGTTGATGTTCAGCCCGGTGACGCCCGGCAGGCCGATGACGTTGGTCTCGCACTGGGCCTTGGCCTTGCCCTTGCTCTTCTGGCAGATGCGCCGGGCCTCGGCACCGATGGCGGCGGCGCGGTCGATCACGGCGGCCGCGAAGCGCGCGGTGTCGTCCATGGCGTTGAGGGTCTTGAGGTAGCCGGCCTGCGGGTCCTGGCTGATCAGCTGCAGGTCGATGGCGGTGGAGACGGCGACCGCCGGCACGCCCTTGAACATGGCGCGGACGGCGGCGTTCACGGTGCCGGACATCTGCGTCAGCGGACCGACGTTGTCGCCGAAGTTGGTGCCGGAGACCACCAGGTCCGGACGGTTGTCCTTGAGCAGCAGGTCGAGGCCGACGTTCACCGCGTCCACCGGGGTGCCGATGGCCGAGGTCTTGCCGGCCGGAGCGACGTAGCCGGCGGGCGGGCCGACGCAGTACTTGTCCTGGGCCAGCTGGGTGATGGCGACCGGCTGGCCGGGCACCACCACGCTGGCCGCGCCGATGCCGCTGCTGTCGTTCAGCGGACCCACCAGGGTCACCTGGTGGCCGCCGGCGACCAGGGCCTGGTAGACGGCGTTGATGCCGGGGGCGCGGCAACCGTCGTCGTTGGTCAGGAGGATGTTCAGGGCGCTGGCGTGCAGGGAGAGGCCGAGTGCGGCCAGGCCGATGCCGGCGTGAAACAGCATGTTCATGGTTGATTCCTCGTGGGTTGGGAGGTTCGGAGTTCACTGACCCTGGGTCCGTCTGGTGCGGGCTTCGAGGGGGCCGCGGCAACTGCTGCCGGCCGGTGGGGCCATTGCGGCGCCCGCCTGCCGGCATGCCTGGAGGGGGTGGGGGAAAAGCCCTGGCCGGGTCGCTGTGGACGACACGGGTGCCAGGGCGGTACCAGGGTTACTTGCCCAGCTTGCGCAGGTTGGCCACGGTGAAGTAGTCGGCCTCGTAGTCGCTGCTGTTGAGCTTCGCCGGTGGCTTGCCGTTGAGCAGGCGGTCGGTGAGGTAGGAGCCGGCGATCAGGTCGTGGAAGACCGCCACGCGGGCCTGGAAGCCCTGCAGGTCGTAGGCGTAGGCGGTGGTCTGCATGTTGCTGCGCCACAGCTGGCCTTTGCCGTCGTAGTTGTCGGCCATCACGGCGATCCAGGAGTCCTCGTCGATGTAGAGCACGCGCTTGCCATAGATGTGGCGCTTGCCCGGCTTCAGGTTCGCTTCCAGCACCCACACGCGATGCAGCTCGTAGCGCATGTGCTCGGGGTTGACGTGGCCGTTGGTGGCGAGCAGGTCGTCGAGCGACAGATTGGGGTCGTCCAGCTTGTAGTTGTTGTAGGGGATGTACATCTCCCGCTTGCCCACCAGCTTCCAGTCGTAGCGATCCGGCGCGCCGTTGAACAGGCGGTCCTCGTCCATCACGCGGAAGCCGCCGGCACCGAAGGGGGTGTCATAGGCCACGGTTGGCGCGCGGCGCACGCGGCGGTTGCCCGGCAGGTACTGCCAGGACTGCGACGGCGAGGCGATCGGGTCGGTGAAGGTATGGGCGAGGATGATCTCGCCTTTCTTGCGGGTCGGCTCCAGGGTCTGGACCAGGGCGAAGGCCTGCTGGCCGCCGAAGGACTCCACCGTCTCCTTGGGCGAGTCCCACACCGAAAGGATCTTGTAGTCCATGGACTCCAGCGAGCGGGTGCCGTTGGAGAGGGTCAGCGCCATGGTGTAGATGGCGTCCTCCTTCCAGGCGCGGGCCGGCAGGTTGAGGTTCCACATCAGCTCGTAACCGTTCTTCGGGATGGGGAAGGGCGAGGCGCCGATGGCGTTGACCACGCCGTTGCCGTCGCTGACCAGTTCGGCGCTGGTGGCGTTGGCCAGGGTGCGTTGCTGGACCCGGTCGGAGTAGCGGAAATCTCGGTGGCTGGCATAGACGGGAATCCTGAACGTGCCCGCATAGCGCTTGAACAGCGCCTTCTGGCCGTCGGAGAGCTTGTCGGCGTACTGCGCCATGTTGTCGGCGGTGATGACGAACAGCGGCTTTTCGCCGGCGTAGGGATCGCCGTAGGCAGTGCCCGATCCGGCGTAGTTGACATGGGGCGGGGCGCCCAGCCATTTGCCGCTCCAGGCAGGGATGCTGCCGTCGGCGTTGCCGGCCATTTCCGCGCCCATGGGGGTGAGGTCCTTGCCCAGTCGTGCGGCTTCTTCCGGGCTGACCTTGGCCATGACCGGGGTGCTGGCGAGGGCGGCGGCGAGAACGCCGGCGAGGAGCGTGATCGTGTTGTTCGGTTGCATCGTGGGATCTCCTGCGGCAGTGGATCAGAAGCTGTACTTGAGGTTGATGCCGAAGTTGTCGCGATCCGCGAACGGGGTGTCGCCGGCATCGCCGAGGAAGGCGTTGTAGCGGGCCTCCACCGTGAAGTTGTTGAGGTAGCGCCAGGTGGTGCCGACGCCCAGGCGGTGGTCGCCTTCGCCCATGCCGAAGGTGCCCGGCATGGAGGAATCGCCCCCCAGGTTCTGGCTGAAGATCAGCGGTACGGTGAGGTCCCAGCCGTTGAAGATGTTCAGGTACTCCAGCGACAGGTTCAGGGTGTAGCCCCAGGCGCTCTTGTCGAAGAACAGCTCGTCGGTGTTCGGCGTGACCAGCGGGAATACGCCACCGGCGCCGTCCGGCACGAAGGCGGTGAAGCTCGGGGCGCTGTCGTTGTCGAGCACTTCGTTGTAGCCGACCTCGCCGGTCAGGGTGGCGTTGTCGGCAAGGGGGGTGGTGCCGATGGAGTGGATGAACGACACCTGCGCCTGCAGGGTCTCGGCGCGGACCGGGTGCGGGACCAGGCCGGTATCCGCCAGCACCGGCTGACCGTCGCGGTAGCTGATTTCGCCACTGAAGTTGGTGTCCCCCACGACGGTGGAGAAGCTCGCGCCATAGAGATCGATCTCGTCGAAGTAGCGCACCCGGTAGTTGGCGGTGTTCCAGTCGGTGAGGAAGTCCAGCTGCGGTGCCTTGTCATGGAAACGCAGGTAGTACAGGCCGAACTCGGTGTTGTTCAGCGACTCGGCCACGTAGTTGAGGGCGACGCCGTACTGCCCGCTGTCGCCGGGATTGTCGTCGTGCAGGCGGCGGGTGATGCCGAAGGCGTCGGTGAAGCCGCCTTCATCCATCTGGTCGGTGACGGAGAAGAAGCTGCCGACACCATCGATCTCGGTCTTCTTCCATTCGTACTGGTAGTAGGCCTGGAGGCTCAGGCTGTCGGTCAGGTCGATCTGGCCGAAGACCTGGCCCACCGGCAGGAACAGCTCCTTGAGCTCCACGCCCGGGGTGTTGGCCTTGGTGGCGTCCACCGGGGCCATGCCGCTGGAGATGCCGTTGCCGATGAACAGGCTCTCGCCCCAGCTCACCACCTGGTCGCCCACCCGCAGGTTCAGGTTGTGGCCGCCCAGGTCCCAGGCACCGTAGACGTAGGAGTCGAGCAGGCGCAGGTCCTTGCCGTGCTGGTCGATGGTGTCGTGGGGGAAGTGGTTGGGCTGCGAGCAGCGGCCGCCGGCGAAGCAGTTGGAGGTACCGGTGCCATTGTCGTTGCTGCGGTTGTAGACCTCGTCGTAGAAGCCGCTGGCGCGGATGAACAGGCCGAAGTCCTCCTTCCAGTTGAAGTTGGCCTCGGTGAGGAAGCTGGCTCGGTTGGTGATCAGGCTGCCCTTGTCGAAGGCGTTGTTGCCGTCGTCGATGTTGGCGATGGCCGGGTTGGGGAAACCGTTGGACAGGGCGTGATCGCGGGACTCGGTGCGCCAGGCCACGGCGTAGGTGAGGGTGGTATCCCAGGAAATCTTCAGGTCGTCGGTGGGCTGGAAGGCCATGGCCTGGCCCTGCCCGGCGTGGCCGAGCATCAGGCCCACGCAGGCGGCACGGATGGCAAGGTGAAGCGGCTTCAGGGGGTGGCCCTTTCTTGTTTTTATCATGGTGTCGCTCTCGGCTTGGCTGGGCACAGCGCGGTCTGCCAGGCCCAAGGTGGAGTTGAGTGTGGCGGCCTGACTATGTGGTCACGGCAAGCGGGCAACATCGTCCGAAAAGACTAAGCGTCTCGTGCTATCCCCCCGGCCCTGGCGTTAGTCCCAACGGACGATGCCGGTGGCGGGCGGGGCTGCCGAGAATCCGGCTGGAATGCGCAAACAGAACAACAAGGGAGTACCCCGATGAGCGCGAACAGCCTGCAATGGGATGAGAGTTGCGATGTACTGGTGGTGGGGTCGGGGGCCGGCGCCATGACCGCCGCGCTGCGCGCCCATGACCTGGGTTCCAGGGTCCTGGTCGTGGAGAAGAGCGACCGCTACGGCGGTACCTCGGCCATCTCCGGTGGCGGTATCTGGATTCCCTGCAACCACCGCATCGAAGCCCTGGGCGGACAGGATTCGGCCGAAGAAGCGGTCGCCTACATCCGGGCCGTGACCCAGGGCGAAATCGACGACGGACGCATCGAGGCCTATGTGGAGCAGGGCCGGCGGATGGTGCGCTACCTCGACGAACACTCGCGCGTGCACTTCGAGGCCCAGCCGCGTTACGCCGACTACTACCCGGAAGTCCCCGGCGGAAAACCCGGCTTCCGTTCCATGGACCCGCTGCCCTTCGACGCGCGCCACCTCGGCGCCGAGTTCGCCCGCATGCGCGAGCCGTCTCCCGGCACGCTGATGATGGGGCGCATGGGCATGACCATGAAGGAAGCCCAGGTGCTGCTCTGTCGCGGTCCCGGCTGGGTCGGCCTGACCCTGAAGATCTTCTGGCGCTACTGGCGCGACCTGCCGGGGCGCCTGCGCTCGCGGCGCGACCGCTTCCTCACCCTGGGCAACGCCCTGGTCGCCGCGCTGCGCTGCTCGTTGCTGGACCGTCAGGTACCGCTGTGGCTGGAATGCCGGCTGGAGCGCCTGATCGAGGAAGAGGGGCGGGTGGTGGGGGCCGAACTGGTCCGCGCCGGACGACGGCTGCGGGTTCGCGCGCAGCGGGGCGTGGTGCTCGGCGCCGGCGGCTTCGAGCGCAACCCGCTCATGCGCAGCCAGTACCATCCCCAGCCCTCGCGGGCCGAGTGGAGCGCCACGCCGCCCTGGAACACGGGGGACGCCATTCGCGCCGGCCAGGCCCTGGGCGCCGCCACCGCGCTCATGGACCACAGCTGGTGGGCGCCGACCACCCATGTCGAGGGCGAGGAAAAGGGGCGCGCGCTGTTCGTCGAGCGCACCTTGCCCGGCTGCATCATGGTGAACTCCGCGGGGCAGCGCTTCGTCAACGAAGCGGCGCCCTATACCGACATCGTCTACGCCATGTACGAACACAACCGCGAGGGCGCCACCAGCGTGCCTTGCTGGCTGGTCTTCGACGCCGAGTTCCGCCGCAAGTATCCCTGTGGCGCGCTGTTGCCCGGCTACGCCATGCCTGACAGCCGCATCCCCAGGCACCTGCAGCGTTACTTCCACAAGGCCGACAGCCTGCGCGAACTGGCGCTGAAGACCGGCATCGACGCCACCGGCCTGCTGCGCACCCTCGAGCGCTTCAACCCCATGGCCGAAGCGGGCCGGGATCTCGACTTCCACAAGGGCGAGTCGCTCTTCGACCGCTACTACGGCGATCCAACGGTCACGCCCAATCCCTGCCTGGCGCCACTGCTGAAGGCGCCCTTCTACGCGATCCAGGTCAATGCCGGCGATATCGGCACCAAGGGCGGCCTGCTCACCGACCCGCATGCCCGGGTGCTGCGCGAGGACCGCTCGCCCATTGCCGGGCTCTATGCCATCGGCAACAGCGCCGCTTCGATGATGGGACGGACCTACCCCGGTGCCGGCTCCACCATCGGGCCGGCCATGACCTTCGGTTTCGTGGCGGCCAACCACATCCACGGTGCCGCCCAGGACCTGCCGCAAGCGACCGCCATCGCCCATCAGGCTTGAGCTTCGCCATCGCTCGTTGCCGGGGCCCGAAGCGGCCCCGGCATCGGCTCGACTTCCGACCCCAGCATCCGCTGATTGCAGCAAGGAACCCCAGATGAACCTGAACAACACTCCCGTCGCCCTGGTCACCGGCGCCAGTCGTGGCGTCGGCAAGGGCATCGCCATCGCCCTCGGCGCGGCGGGCATGACGGTCTACCTCAGTGGCCGTTCGGCCACCCGGAGCACCAGCCAGCTGCGTGGCCAGACCCTGCCGGGCAGCCTGGCGGAAACCGCCGATGCCGTGACCCGGGCCGGCGGCAAGGGCATCGCCGTGCCCTGCGACCACCGTGACGATGAACAGGTTCGCGAACTGTTCGCCCGCATCGAGCGCGAGCAGGGGCGCCTCGACCTGCTGGTGAACAACGCCGCC
This genomic window from Pseudomonas furukawaii contains:
- a CDS encoding alpha/beta hydrolase — translated: MSLDPQIAAVLQQFSSMPQPDYSQLDPQQYRQFCDNLMPPMPGEAVFEVRNLRLAGAECELDARLYRPEDRHDLPLLVFFHGGGFVIGNLDTHDNLCRSLARLTGAVVVSVAYRLAPEHRFPAAPHDCYRATCDLVERARELGFDASRLALAGDSAGANLAIAVSRLAQIRKGPRIACQCLFYPAVDARCDSASQQEFAEGYFLTREQMQWFWRQYLPRPEQVDDPLASPLRAEDLAGLPPTTLFSAEYDPLRDEGEVFARRLQQSGVKTRLERCAGMVHGFVSMAAFVDGARGVLESAAADLRHALN
- the ribB gene encoding 3,4-dihydroxy-2-butanone-4-phosphate synthase; the encoded protein is MDSPQLLIEAMASGAMLIVTDEEGDGEGSLVIAAGRADAAAINFMAREARGLICLALTEERCQALGLELMVPNSRARHGMGFTLSIEARSGVSTGISAADRARTIAVAVDPASTAADLVQPGHVFPLRAQPGGVMQRAGHVEAACDLARLAGLMPAAVLVSILDEQGEPARGDALRDFARRHGLPLGSVADLIHYRILHEGTIRRSGEYPVGGRHGDFRVITYLDDYQGQLHLALVRGEVRRDAPTLVRVQAVETLRDLLDSHPDQWNLERSLAKVAREGAGVIVLLAQRETPGALIEQLQQRAGQRPRPPSFPQRTLGIGAQILRDVGVRKMRLMSFPVSYKAVSGFELEVTEFVPFEPQE
- a CDS encoding NADH:flavin oxidoreductase, with protein sequence MSNELDRLLGPARLAGLTLRNRVIKTATFEGMCPGGVPGDDLIRHHAGMARGGVGLTTVAYCGVSPDGLTFPDQMWMHGGVFAQLQRLAEAVHAEGGAVSAQLAHCGYFSRNKPRGIPRPRGPSACINQYGVFSGVPFGGAMDRKDIDRTVAEYAAAASLVRDAGFDAIEIHMGHGYLLSQFISPLLNRRRDDYGGSLENRMRLPLQVLAAVRAAVGKDFPLLAKLNLSDGLAEGLGIDESCRAAQWLEQGGLDAIVMSGGLVSRTSMFLFRGESPLPSMIPLEKNRLQRTAMKWFGAAAFPSMPYEELYFLKMAREMRRAVRMPLVYLGGVATAESMGRAMAEGFDFIAMGRALLNDPNLLQRLAEQGPAWKSACTHCNQCVASMGLPGGIRCTLNQPAHSL
- a CDS encoding 5'/3'-nucleotidase SurE, with translation MNMLFHAGIGLAALGLSLHASALNILLTNDDGCRAPGINAVYQALVAGGHQVTLVGPLNDSSGIGAASVVVPGQPVAITQLAQDKYCVGPPAGYVAPAGKTSAIGTPVDAVNVGLDLLLKDNRPDLVVSGTNFGDNVGPLTQMSGTVNAAVRAMFKGVPAVAVSTAIDLQLISQDPQAGYLKTLNAMDDTARFAAAVIDRAAAIGAEARRICQKSKGKAKAQCETNVIGLPGVTGLNINYPALESGEVKGVAFAPIGDWGNVVFAPQQGADGVVRVNLVPPSAPTAEQKQGDAYQLSLGKAVITPIDGNYTASPLVQAQAKLMLGNLAP
- a CDS encoding DUF1329 domain-containing protein encodes the protein MQPNNTITLLAGVLAAALASTPVMAKVSPEEAARLGKDLTPMGAEMAGNADGSIPAWSGKWLGAPPHVNYAGSGTAYGDPYAGEKPLFVITADNMAQYADKLSDGQKALFKRYAGTFRIPVYASHRDFRYSDRVQQRTLANATSAELVSDGNGVVNAIGASPFPIPKNGYELMWNLNLPARAWKEDAIYTMALTLSNGTRSLESMDYKILSVWDSPKETVESFGGQQAFALVQTLEPTRKKGEIILAHTFTDPIASPSQSWQYLPGNRRVRRAPTVAYDTPFGAGGFRVMDEDRLFNGAPDRYDWKLVGKREMYIPYNNYKLDDPNLSLDDLLATNGHVNPEHMRYELHRVWVLEANLKPGKRHIYGKRVLYIDEDSWIAVMADNYDGKGQLWRSNMQTTAYAYDLQGFQARVAVFHDLIAGSYLTDRLLNGKPPAKLNSSDYEADYFTVANLRKLGK
- a CDS encoding DUF1302 domain-containing protein: MIKTRKGHPLKPLHLAIRAACVGLMLGHAGQGQAMAFQPTDDLKISWDTTLTYAVAWRTESRDHALSNGFPNPAIANIDDGNNAFDKGSLITNRASFLTEANFNWKEDFGLFIRASGFYDEVYNRSNDNGTGTSNCFAGGRCSQPNHFPHDTIDQHGKDLRLLDSYVYGAWDLGGHNLNLRVGDQVVSWGESLFIGNGISSGMAPVDATKANTPGVELKELFLPVGQVFGQIDLTDSLSLQAYYQYEWKKTEIDGVGSFFSVTDQMDEGGFTDAFGITRRLHDDNPGDSGQYGVALNYVAESLNNTEFGLYYLRFHDKAPQLDFLTDWNTANYRVRYFDEIDLYGASFSTVVGDTNFSGEISYRDGQPVLADTGLVPHPVRAETLQAQVSFIHSIGTTPLADNATLTGEVGYNEVLDNDSAPSFTAFVPDGAGGVFPLVTPNTDELFFDKSAWGYTLNLSLEYLNIFNGWDLTVPLIFSQNLGGDSSMPGTFGMGEGDHRLGVGTTWRYLNNFTVEARYNAFLGDAGDTPFADRDNFGINLKYSF
- a CDS encoding FAD-binding protein; its protein translation is MSANSLQWDESCDVLVVGSGAGAMTAALRAHDLGSRVLVVEKSDRYGGTSAISGGGIWIPCNHRIEALGGQDSAEEAVAYIRAVTQGEIDDGRIEAYVEQGRRMVRYLDEHSRVHFEAQPRYADYYPEVPGGKPGFRSMDPLPFDARHLGAEFARMREPSPGTLMMGRMGMTMKEAQVLLCRGPGWVGLTLKIFWRYWRDLPGRLRSRRDRFLTLGNALVAALRCSLLDRQVPLWLECRLERLIEEEGRVVGAELVRAGRRLRVRAQRGVVLGAGGFERNPLMRSQYHPQPSRAEWSATPPWNTGDAIRAGQALGAATALMDHSWWAPTTHVEGEEKGRALFVERTLPGCIMVNSAGQRFVNEAAPYTDIVYAMYEHNREGATSVPCWLVFDAEFRRKYPCGALLPGYAMPDSRIPRHLQRYFHKADSLRELALKTGIDATGLLRTLERFNPMAEAGRDLDFHKGESLFDRYYGDPTVTPNPCLAPLLKAPFYAIQVNAGDIGTKGGLLTDPHARVLREDRSPIAGLYAIGNSAASMMGRTYPGAGSTIGPAMTFGFVAANHIHGAAQDLPQATAIAHQA